A window of Mucilaginibacter paludis DSM 18603 contains these coding sequences:
- a CDS encoding SusC/RagA family TonB-linked outer membrane protein, with protein sequence MKVFYLHYLQQPQPLPKGRIFTVLFLALFFQAFSLFAQTLTIKGKVVDGSGAPLPGATVMVKGTTTGTVTDPNGNYSINIQNRNAILVFSFISFQKQEQPVGNNTQVNVTMHENALSLNDVVVVGYGEMKKKMLSTAVSSVSAKQIEDRLVATPAEALVGQVSGVQISQALGDPGAAPVITIRGLGSIGAGNGPLFVVDGYPLNSSDDFNQINPADIETVQVLKDAAAAAIYGSRGGNGIIIVTTKRGKAGATKFNFTANTGFANVSKTVAVLNKDQYVDYVKDAFANSGKTLPAIYNDPSTLQNTNWQDEIFRRGWTSSYALSASGGTDKVTFNVTGAYYRQTGIIKATDFNRYNLRASMDAKLTKKLKFSFNIAPSYTINDQTATGGGLNNALINGIGVNPSGVGGTVISALLQPPIIPVRQPNGDYSNATSILSVGGQTFNGNPYNPVAVLDLYKDRTSTGRVLSNTAIDFEIIKGLKFRSSFGFEGIFNNRAWFVPSTLQSDNAPTANINNPVLTNVRARTTQGTNYNYVSENTLNYNTKFGKNHDLSLLAGYSFQKNTYTETSQAGQNGTVTNGIVENPNDAGVILGTYAYSSNALISTFGRANYSYKDKYLLSASVRTDGSSRFGLNNQYATFPAFSAAWRIGEEGFMKKITAISELKLRGSYGVSGNNNIGDYSSQSYATQVNYVFGANNSTPVFGFSPNSLANADLTWETNKQTDLALEIGLLGDRIYFTVDAYHRLTNNLLLSRGVPGIYGFANTIFTNVGSVQNNGLEFSVKTNNLNGTIKWTTDANISFNQNKVIALTDDGNFVGYDAAFGYTNSIRVVPGQAMSSFYGYRQIGVYKDAADVAASAKWAAGGSVPGDVKYADVNGDGKIDASDIVNIGSPLPKFTYGITNRFDYKSFTFSFLFQGTYGNQVLNSADRYTDYYNGSFNVRTNALNRWRSATDQGDGMTPRAAATNPSSTTVVSTRNIFDGSYLRLRNVTLGYVLTGNLLKVLHVNTARVFLSAENVATFTKYFGYNPEVNVWAGSPAPRYGVDQGTYPLPRTFSFGLNIGF encoded by the coding sequence ATGAAGGTATTTTACTTACACTATTTACAACAACCCCAACCTTTGCCAAAGGGGCGGATATTCACTGTGTTGTTTTTGGCATTATTTTTCCAGGCTTTCTCGCTCTTCGCGCAAACACTTACCATTAAAGGTAAGGTTGTTGATGGTAGCGGCGCCCCTCTTCCGGGTGCCACCGTTATGGTTAAAGGTACTACTACGGGTACTGTTACCGATCCCAACGGAAATTATTCGATTAATATACAGAATAGAAATGCAATACTGGTGTTTAGCTTCATTAGTTTCCAGAAGCAGGAACAACCGGTAGGCAATAACACCCAGGTGAACGTAACCATGCATGAAAATGCCTTATCATTAAATGATGTGGTCGTGGTAGGGTACGGGGAAATGAAAAAGAAAATGTTATCAACCGCAGTAAGTTCCGTTAGCGCAAAGCAAATTGAAGATCGCCTTGTAGCTACCCCGGCCGAAGCGCTGGTGGGACAGGTTTCTGGCGTGCAAATATCGCAGGCTCTTGGCGACCCGGGCGCCGCCCCTGTAATAACAATCCGCGGGCTTGGCTCCATAGGTGCGGGTAACGGCCCGCTGTTTGTTGTTGACGGCTATCCCCTTAACAGTTCCGACGACTTTAACCAGATCAACCCTGCTGATATTGAAACGGTGCAAGTGTTGAAAGACGCGGCAGCCGCGGCCATTTATGGCTCAAGGGGGGGCAATGGCATCATCATTGTAACTACCAAAAGAGGTAAAGCAGGCGCAACAAAATTTAATTTTACTGCCAATACTGGCTTTGCTAACGTGTCGAAAACCGTAGCAGTTTTAAATAAAGATCAGTATGTTGATTATGTAAAAGATGCATTTGCCAATTCAGGCAAAACATTGCCTGCAATCTATAACGACCCATCGACGCTGCAAAATACGAACTGGCAGGATGAAATATTTCGCCGCGGATGGACGAGTTCCTATGCATTGTCTGCCTCCGGAGGTACCGATAAGGTTACTTTTAATGTAACGGGTGCATACTACAGGCAAACAGGTATCATTAAGGCTACCGATTTTAACAGGTATAACCTGCGGGCCAGCATGGATGCCAAGCTGACAAAAAAATTAAAGTTTAGTTTCAATATCGCGCCATCGTATACCATTAATGATCAGACAGCAACGGGCGGTGGTTTGAATAACGCGCTCATTAACGGTATCGGCGTTAACCCATCTGGCGTAGGAGGCACTGTGATCAGCGCACTGCTGCAACCCCCTATAATACCCGTAAGGCAACCCAATGGCGACTATTCAAATGCCACATCGATTTTATCAGTTGGTGGCCAAACATTTAATGGCAATCCGTATAATCCCGTTGCCGTACTTGATTTGTACAAAGACAGAACTTCAACAGGGCGTGTTCTATCCAATACTGCTATCGACTTTGAGATTATTAAAGGCTTGAAATTTAGAAGCAGCTTCGGTTTCGAGGGAATATTTAATAACCGCGCCTGGTTTGTGCCCTCTACCTTACAATCCGACAATGCACCTACAGCAAACATCAACAACCCGGTTTTAACTAACGTAAGGGCAAGAACAACACAGGGAACAAATTATAATTACGTGTCAGAAAATACGCTTAATTACAATACAAAATTTGGCAAAAATCACGATTTAAGCTTATTGGCTGGTTATTCGTTTCAAAAAAACACCTATACCGAAACAAGCCAGGCCGGGCAAAACGGAACTGTTACCAATGGCATAGTTGAAAATCCCAACGATGCTGGGGTTATATTAGGTACATATGCCTACAGTTCTAACGCGTTGATCTCCACTTTTGGGCGTGCCAATTATAGTTATAAGGATAAATACCTGCTCTCGGCATCAGTACGTACCGATGGCTCATCACGTTTTGGTTTAAATAACCAGTACGCCACTTTTCCTGCATTTTCTGCTGCATGGCGCATAGGCGAAGAAGGCTTTATGAAAAAGATAACTGCCATCAGTGAGTTAAAATTAAGAGGAAGTTATGGTGTAAGCGGCAACAATAACATAGGCGATTATAGCTCACAAAGCTATGCAACCCAAGTTAATTATGTTTTTGGGGCCAATAACTCTACCCCTGTATTCGGCTTTTCGCCCAATTCGCTCGCTAACGCCGATCTTACCTGGGAAACCAACAAGCAAACCGATTTGGCTTTGGAAATAGGTTTGTTAGGCGACCGCATTTATTTTACAGTAGATGCTTACCACAGGCTTACCAATAACTTGCTTTTAAGCAGGGGAGTGCCGGGCATATATGGCTTTGCAAACACTATTTTTACCAATGTAGGTTCCGTTCAAAACAACGGTTTGGAGTTTTCAGTTAAAACAAACAATTTGAATGGCACCATCAAATGGACCACTGACGCCAACATTTCCTTTAATCAAAACAAGGTAATCGCTCTTACCGATGATGGCAACTTTGTTGGCTATGATGCCGCTTTCGGTTATACCAACTCCATCCGGGTGGTACCCGGCCAAGCCATGAGCAGTTTCTATGGTTACAGGCAGATAGGAGTTTATAAAGATGCCGCCGATGTGGCTGCCAGTGCAAAATGGGCGGCGGGTGGTTCGGTACCCGGCGATGTGAAATATGCCGACGTTAATGGCGATGGTAAAATTGATGCCAGCGATATTGTGAATATAGGCAGCCCTTTGCCTAAGTTTACTTACGGTATAACCAATAGGTTTGATTATAAGAGTTTCACCTTTAGTTTTCTATTTCAGGGAACTTATGGTAACCAGGTTTTAAACTCGGCCGACAGGTATACGGACTATTATAATGGCTCATTCAACGTTCGTACCAATGCCCTTAACCGCTGGCGGTCAGCCACGGATCAAGGCGACGGGATGACACCGCGTGCAGCCGCAACCAACCCATCTTCTACCACCGTGGTATCAACACGCAATATTTTTGATGGCTCTTACCTCCGCTTGCGTAATGTAACGTTAGGCTATGTGTTAACGGGTAATTTATTAAAAGTACTTCATGTTAACACTGCCAGGGTATTTCTTTCGGCCGAGAACGTGGCCACATTTACCAAATACTTTGGTTACAATCCGGAAGTTAACGTTTGGGCCGGCTCACCCGCGCCGCGTTACGGGGTTGACCAAGGCACCTATCCGCTGCCACGTACATTCTCGTTCGGCTTAAACATTGGTTTTTAA
- a CDS encoding hybrid sensor histidine kinase/response regulator transcription factor: MIKQGTIAAFFLMIAFLPCYAHAQQPAIRFRHISYKDGLVQSPISTILQDKSGYVWIGSWAGLSRYDGSYFKNFRPNDSSNTSISHNRINRIIQDAQGHLWIGTGGGLNLYDSKTEKFRHVGLSSAKGGGNFITAIQQDHSGKIWVATFNGIKSITSDLANLISIDRWKNKENELFKGVAFSLAEDDKQTIWAGINQGLKRFNPQNAAVIPLPDILRSQKELLSAKVIVITADHNGSLWFGTESDGIFRYNERLNSCTHYVNKANDIYSLPSNWINDLLIKDGNVWAATRNGLAILNPQTNTFTNYKHDPDDSRTMSDGSVWSLMTDHTGNVWLGTYSGGLNLYYPGNSNFVNIGERVGNNIGLSKSLAEAIVGDADGGLWIGSFGGGLNYINRQKGLVSYFPASEEIKALVKDSVKNLWAGTLNGLFKFNHQNKTFGRISLETFNNKTAARLINALLPAKRGIWVGTNGAGLRLVDYQGKEILRLRSEPGAQIGLSDNYVNCLLNDGSKLWIGTQNGLNCYDQITQQIKYYRRKNSGLGNNNVLCLYMDNHKRLWIGTDGGGLNYLDEPNNRIYAIRQADGLIDDVIAAIVADKQGALWISTNNGISQLKLVREEFPLKRGDYQIANYTAADGLQSNQFLVNSAYQTAQGEILFGGMNGITAFFPDKIVKNKFKPDILLTGFYISNKEVSFGNQSYLKLPLNETSELTLPYNQNNFTIKFSALNFINPEKNVYAYKMTGLRNNDQWIITGNQKEAGFTNLAPGHYVFTVKAANNDGYWNEKGRTITINILPPLWETWWAYCFYALVVAFLFYKVIRFVQIRAALERDLYNEHLQNERQEEFYQMKLDFFTNISHEIRTPLTLIMGPVENLYNNTMDNPFISRQVLQIKNNAERLLRLMTELMDFRKAETGNMVLYVQYNNIVGFIKEIYLSFTTLAESRHISYQFTSNLPEIYLYTDNEQLEKVFFNLLSNAFKFTPDYGCITVELQSNEQYGLTINIADNGQGIPAEYQSKLFTNFYQVHSKKSNQGTGVGLALSKSIVELHQGTIAFKSSPQQVDQPGDTVFTVHLPVNFKPVNNVHIISDNSGIESVASFRMRAEIDVLNQEEHPNGGQKGTIILAEDNEELRNFIVDSLPGYEVAAYENGHVAFEQAITQIPDLVISDVMMPVMNGLELCRKIKTDERTSHIPVILLTALATHIHQVNGLQTGADVYLTKPFSIKLLELNVQNLLTSRELMRNKFSQQVILHPQQVVLNNPDEKFIQKLMATIEHNMENPEFGVIALGAEIGMSKSVLYKKICALTNLSPADFIKSMRLKKAADLLQQNSLSVNEVASMVGFNDRKYFSREFKKIHGKSPSEMNTPASAR, from the coding sequence ATGATAAAACAAGGGACTATAGCCGCGTTTTTTTTGATGATCGCGTTTCTGCCTTGCTATGCTCATGCTCAGCAGCCAGCAATACGTTTCAGGCATATCAGCTATAAAGATGGCTTGGTGCAAAGCCCCATTTCTACTATCCTTCAGGATAAAAGCGGTTATGTCTGGATAGGTAGTTGGGCTGGCTTATCGCGCTACGATGGCTCGTATTTTAAAAATTTCCGCCCAAACGACTCCAGTAATACCAGTATCAGCCATAATCGTATCAACCGAATTATACAGGATGCACAGGGGCATCTGTGGATAGGTACAGGCGGTGGTTTAAATTTATATGATAGTAAAACAGAGAAATTTCGACACGTTGGCTTATCAAGCGCCAAAGGTGGAGGCAATTTTATCACCGCCATTCAGCAGGATCACAGTGGCAAGATATGGGTTGCCACATTTAACGGGATAAAGTCCATCACTTCAGATTTGGCAAACCTGATCAGCATTGACCGTTGGAAAAATAAAGAAAATGAACTTTTTAAAGGCGTTGCATTTTCCCTGGCTGAGGATGATAAGCAAACTATATGGGCAGGAATCAACCAGGGCCTGAAAAGGTTCAATCCTCAAAATGCGGCTGTCATACCTTTACCGGATATCCTGCGCAGCCAAAAAGAATTATTGTCAGCAAAAGTGATTGTTATCACGGCCGATCATAATGGGTCCCTTTGGTTCGGCACTGAAAGCGACGGGATTTTTAGATATAACGAGCGTTTAAATAGTTGCACTCATTATGTAAATAAGGCTAATGATATATACAGCTTACCATCTAACTGGATAAACGACCTTTTAATTAAAGATGGAAACGTTTGGGCGGCTACACGTAACGGTTTAGCCATTTTAAACCCGCAGACAAATACCTTTACCAATTACAAACACGACCCGGACGATTCCAGAACCATGAGCGATGGCTCTGTATGGAGTTTAATGACAGACCATACCGGAAACGTATGGTTAGGCACCTACTCCGGGGGGCTTAATTTATATTATCCTGGCAATTCTAATTTTGTAAATATAGGTGAGCGGGTTGGTAACAATATCGGGCTGAGTAAATCACTTGCCGAAGCAATTGTGGGGGATGCGGACGGCGGCTTGTGGATAGGTTCTTTTGGCGGAGGGTTAAACTATATTAACCGTCAAAAAGGCTTGGTTAGCTACTTCCCGGCATCAGAAGAGATCAAGGCGCTGGTTAAAGATTCGGTAAAAAATTTATGGGCAGGTACTTTAAATGGCTTGTTTAAATTTAACCACCAAAACAAAACTTTTGGCCGTATCAGCCTCGAAACGTTTAATAATAAAACCGCCGCCAGGTTAATTAATGCATTGTTACCTGCCAAACGTGGTATCTGGGTGGGCACTAACGGCGCAGGTTTAAGACTGGTTGACTACCAAGGCAAAGAAATACTGCGCTTGCGTAGTGAGCCCGGAGCACAAATAGGCCTGAGCGATAACTATGTTAACTGTTTGTTGAATGACGGTAGCAAATTATGGATCGGCACGCAAAATGGTTTGAATTGTTATGATCAAATAACACAGCAAATCAAATATTACCGACGAAAGAATAGCGGCTTAGGCAACAACAATGTGCTTTGCCTATACATGGATAACCACAAACGTTTGTGGATTGGCACCGATGGCGGAGGATTGAATTATTTGGACGAACCAAATAACCGGATATATGCCATTCGGCAGGCAGACGGATTGATTGACGACGTTATTGCCGCTATTGTTGCCGATAAACAAGGGGCTTTATGGATAAGTACTAATAATGGCATTTCTCAGCTTAAGTTGGTTAGAGAAGAATTTCCTTTAAAGCGCGGTGATTATCAAATTGCCAATTACACTGCCGCTGATGGATTACAAAGTAACCAGTTTTTGGTGAACTCTGCCTATCAAACTGCGCAAGGTGAAATACTATTTGGAGGTATGAATGGTATAACCGCCTTTTTTCCGGATAAGATTGTAAAAAATAAATTTAAGCCCGACATTTTGCTGACCGGCTTTTACATCAGCAACAAAGAGGTTAGCTTTGGTAATCAGTCATATTTAAAACTCCCCCTTAACGAAACCTCTGAACTGACCCTGCCCTATAACCAAAATAATTTCACCATAAAGTTTTCCGCATTAAATTTTATTAACCCAGAAAAAAATGTTTATGCCTATAAAATGACGGGCTTACGCAACAACGACCAATGGATAATAACCGGAAACCAAAAGGAAGCCGGTTTTACCAACCTTGCGCCAGGGCATTACGTTTTTACAGTGAAGGCTGCTAACAACGATGGTTATTGGAACGAAAAAGGGCGAACGATAACGATTAACATTTTACCACCACTTTGGGAAACCTGGTGGGCTTACTGTTTTTATGCGTTGGTAGTGGCTTTTCTGTTTTACAAGGTGATCCGTTTTGTACAGATCCGTGCCGCTCTTGAGAGGGACCTGTATAACGAACATTTACAAAACGAACGGCAGGAAGAGTTTTATCAAATGAAGCTTGATTTTTTTACCAATATCTCACATGAAATACGTACCCCATTAACGCTGATAATGGGGCCGGTGGAAAACTTGTATAATAACACTATGGATAATCCATTCATTAGCAGGCAGGTGCTTCAGATTAAGAATAACGCTGAACGTTTATTAAGGCTTATGACAGAACTGATGGACTTTAGAAAGGCCGAAACCGGAAACATGGTATTGTACGTACAGTATAATAACATCGTTGGTTTTATCAAAGAGATTTATCTTTCGTTCACAACCCTGGCCGAGAGCCGCCATATCAGTTATCAATTTACCAGCAACCTGCCAGAAATTTATTTATATACTGATAACGAACAATTAGAGAAGGTTTTTTTTAACCTGCTATCCAATGCTTTTAAGTTTACGCCAGATTATGGCTGTATAACTGTAGAGCTGCAAAGCAACGAGCAATACGGCTTAACAATTAATATTGCCGATAATGGGCAGGGTATCCCGGCTGAATATCAATCTAAATTATTTACCAATTTTTACCAGGTACATAGTAAAAAATCAAACCAGGGTACCGGGGTAGGGCTGGCTCTCTCGAAAAGCATTGTTGAATTGCACCAAGGCACTATTGCTTTTAAAAGTTCGCCTCAACAAGTTGATCAGCCGGGGGATACGGTATTTACCGTTCATTTACCTGTTAATTTTAAGCCGGTAAACAATGTTCACATCATCAGCGATAACTCGGGGATTGAAAGCGTTGCCTCGTTCAGGATGCGCGCGGAAATTGATGTACTTAATCAAGAAGAACATCCAAATGGCGGACAAAAAGGGACTATAATATTGGCCGAGGATAATGAAGAACTCAGGAATTTCATTGTGGATTCATTGCCCGGATACGAGGTAGCCGCATACGAGAATGGCCACGTAGCATTTGAGCAGGCGATAACGCAAATCCCTGATCTGGTTATCAGCGATGTAATGATGCCCGTAATGAATGGGTTGGAGCTTTGCCGTAAAATTAAAACCGACGAACGCACAAGTCATATTCCCGTTATCCTGCTTACGGCCCTTGCTACCCATATACACCAGGTTAACGGGCTGCAAACGGGTGCCGATGTTTATTTAACCAAACCCTTTAGTATCAAGTTATTGGAGTTAAATGTGCAAAATTTGTTAACATCGAGAGAATTGATGCGTAACAAATTTAGCCAACAGGTTATTTTGCATCCTCAACAAGTAGTTTTAAATAATCCCGACGAGAAATTTATTCAAAAGTTGATGGCTACAATTGAACATAATATGGAGAATCCCGAATTTGGGGTAATAGCCTTAGGTGCCGAGATAGGTATGAGTAAATCTGTGTTGTATAAAAAAATATGTGCTCTCACCAATCTTTCGCCGGCAGACTTTATAAAATCAATGCGTTTAAAAAAAGCTGCCGACTTGTTGCAGCAAAATTCGCTATCGGTTAATGAAGTGGCTTCAATGGTTGGGTTTAACGACCGCAAATACTTTAGTCGAGAATTTAAAAAAATACATGGTAAATCGCCCTCGGAAATGAATACGCCAGCTTCAGCAAGATAA
- a CDS encoding mechanosensitive ion channel family protein produces MENVTIYTAAIFNWLSTFGIKLASALIVFLVGLYIINWIGRVFNISMAKGKIDVSLQTFFSSLMMAGLRILLLITVAGMLGIQTTSFVAIIGALGLAVGLALQGSLANFAGGVLILVFKPFKVGDIIESQGQTGAVIEIQIFNTMLLTPDGRTVILANGAVSNNTVINFSAYGSLRVDISVEIEPKNDMDFVRRVATETCLSHPLVLDKPSPVVKVAKINEGKIAINICPYTHAHDYWVVFFGVQEMIKKAFDENNVIMPEPHLYVTQLASKESMA; encoded by the coding sequence ATGGAGAACGTAACCATTTACACAGCTGCTATTTTTAACTGGCTAAGCACCTTCGGTATTAAACTGGCCAGCGCATTAATTGTCTTTTTAGTAGGGTTGTACATCATTAACTGGATAGGCCGGGTGTTTAATATTTCAATGGCCAAGGGAAAAATTGATGTATCCTTGCAAACATTTTTTAGCAGCCTGATGATGGCCGGTTTAAGAATTTTACTGCTTATTACCGTTGCCGGAATGTTAGGTATCCAAACCACGTCGTTTGTAGCCATTATTGGTGCGCTTGGTTTAGCTGTCGGATTGGCTCTGCAAGGCTCTTTAGCTAATTTTGCCGGAGGGGTTTTAATACTGGTTTTTAAGCCCTTTAAAGTGGGCGATATCATAGAGTCGCAGGGCCAAACCGGCGCAGTTATAGAAATCCAGATTTTTAATACCATGCTACTCACTCCCGATGGCAGAACCGTTATTTTGGCAAACGGGGCGGTATCAAACAATACGGTAATCAACTTTAGCGCTTACGGTAGTCTGCGTGTAGATATTTCCGTTGAAATTGAGCCTAAAAACGATATGGATTTTGTGCGTCGTGTAGCAACCGAAACTTGCCTTTCGCACCCACTGGTTTTAGACAAGCCATCACCTGTGGTTAAGGTGGCTAAAATAAACGAAGGTAAAATCGCAATCAATATTTGCCCTTACACCCATGCTCACGATTACTGGGTTGTATTTTTCGGCGTTCAGGAAATGATCAAAAAAGCCTTTGACGAAAATAATGTAATTATGCCAGAACCGCATTTATACGTTACCCAACTTGCATCTAAGGAATCGATGGCGTAA
- a CDS encoding DUF6896 domain-containing protein: MERKTQIKIIEAIEQVPSVKTILETARETKLKLCFEGDFQQQRERIGLELKNELPGFQVSVHTIQPEINICKLISNAEIEANELFFEQCAKDYRALAERLILMLSTKLGIKINNSFPLISFNELKNSKKQIGKLAAWRYNLHGYHCGFEHSSTGQLIEVPLVFGLEFGDLDPYFFTRYIKSTPQYQPLPVCIYEDYADGVRIIETMLSLGKYERITSNINNHFGVAVTDREKIAIHIYEPDPDDFTPSRFSIRRFLGLK; this comes from the coding sequence TTGGAAAGAAAAACACAAATAAAAATTATTGAAGCAATTGAGCAGGTCCCGTCCGTTAAAACGATTCTTGAAACAGCAAGAGAAACCAAACTAAAGCTTTGTTTTGAGGGCGATTTTCAACAGCAACGTGAGCGGATTGGACTGGAATTAAAAAATGAGCTCCCCGGATTCCAGGTATCGGTACACACCATTCAACCTGAAATAAATATCTGTAAACTTATAAGCAACGCAGAAATTGAAGCCAACGAGTTGTTTTTTGAGCAGTGCGCTAAAGATTACCGGGCATTAGCAGAGAGGCTTATATTGATGCTATCAACTAAACTTGGTATTAAAATTAATAATTCGTTTCCATTAATCTCGTTCAATGAGTTGAAGAATTCAAAAAAGCAGATTGGTAAGCTTGCCGCATGGCGTTATAATTTGCACGGCTATCATTGTGGTTTCGAACATTCATCAACAGGGCAGTTGATAGAAGTCCCTTTGGTTTTTGGCCTTGAGTTTGGAGATTTAGATCCTTATTTTTTCACGAGGTATATCAAATCAACACCTCAATATCAGCCCCTGCCGGTTTGCATTTATGAGGATTATGCTGATGGGGTCAGGATAATTGAAACCATGCTTTCCCTTGGAAAATATGAACGGATAACATCCAATATTAACAACCATTTTGGTGTTGCTGTAACAGATAGAGAAAAGATTGCAATCCATATTTATGAGCCCGACCCTGATGATTTTACGCCATCCCGGTTTAGCATACGCAGGTTTTTAGGATTAAAATAA
- the pdxR gene encoding MocR-like pyridoxine biosynthesis transcription factor PdxR yields the protein MQAVFLTISISKNSLQPVYLQLAEIITSLIKNGNLRAGDRLPSTRQLAQFLEVHRKTVVRAYDDLLAQGWLESETGNGTFVARNLPQAKPKQLITGNQVIPDPVKVAGFVFEQPEHLNRHLNISTSTYHLDDGFPDTRLAPLHDLSRAYRTQLLTGNPYKKMGYADTQGSLALREQLSTHLNITRALNITADNILITRGSVMGLYLACTSLLKRGDRVVAGSPGWLGADTNFAQAGADLIKIPVDEFGIRVAELEQICSKKTVRLVYVTSHHHYPTTVSLRADRRIQLLRLSEKYGFIIFEDDYDYDFHYLNKPLLPLASADQQGTVLYCGSFTKTISPAFRVGYLVGPVNVIQHLAKLRRIVDRQGDEMLENAIAELLQDGIIQRHLRKSLRIYRQRRDMLCDLLRTELNDYLQFEVPDGGMSVWTCFDQKINLEKLALEAKKKDLYFSDGRIHHTPLNQQNATRLGFASSSIIELEQSTNILAGLLKK from the coding sequence ATGCAGGCCGTCTTTCTTACCATCAGTATCAGCAAGAATTCTTTACAGCCCGTTTACCTACAATTGGCAGAAATCATCACGTCTCTAATTAAAAATGGCAATTTAAGAGCTGGCGACAGGCTGCCAAGCACGCGGCAACTGGCTCAATTTCTGGAGGTGCACCGCAAAACAGTGGTCAGAGCTTATGACGACCTGTTGGCGCAAGGATGGCTGGAAAGCGAAACAGGCAACGGAACCTTTGTAGCACGCAACTTACCGCAAGCAAAACCTAAGCAACTGATAACTGGTAACCAGGTTATACCCGATCCGGTAAAAGTTGCAGGCTTCGTTTTTGAGCAGCCCGAGCATTTAAACAGGCATCTCAATATTTCAACCTCAACCTACCATTTAGATGATGGCTTTCCGGATACCAGGCTGGCCCCTTTACATGATCTTTCAAGGGCTTACCGCACACAACTATTAACCGGGAATCCCTATAAGAAGATGGGCTATGCTGATACGCAAGGCTCTTTAGCCCTACGGGAACAATTATCAACCCATCTGAATATTACAAGAGCGTTAAATATCACTGCTGATAATATCCTGATCACCAGGGGCTCTGTAATGGGTTTGTACCTGGCGTGCACCAGTTTGTTAAAACGAGGCGATAGGGTAGTGGCCGGTTCGCCGGGTTGGTTAGGCGCAGATACTAATTTTGCCCAGGCGGGCGCTGATTTGATCAAGATTCCGGTGGATGAGTTTGGTATCAGGGTGGCTGAGCTTGAGCAAATTTGCAGCAAAAAAACTGTGCGCCTGGTTTATGTTACATCGCATCATCATTATCCTACAACCGTAAGCCTGCGGGCCGATCGCCGCATTCAATTGCTCCGGCTGTCCGAAAAGTATGGCTTTATCATTTTTGAAGATGACTACGATTACGACTTTCACTACCTGAACAAGCCGCTGTTGCCTTTAGCCAGTGCCGATCAGCAAGGTACGGTACTCTATTGCGGGTCATTCACTAAAACCATCTCGCCAGCCTTCAGGGTTGGTTATCTTGTTGGGCCAGTCAATGTAATTCAGCATTTGGCTAAACTGAGAAGAATTGTTGACCGCCAGGGCGATGAGATGCTTGAAAACGCAATAGCAGAGTTATTACAGGATGGCATCATTCAAAGACATCTGCGTAAGTCGTTACGTATTTACCGGCAAAGACGCGATATGCTTTGCGATTTGTTGCGCACAGAGTTAAATGACTATTTGCAGTTTGAGGTTCCAGATGGCGGCATGTCTGTCTGGACCTGTTTCGACCAGAAGATTAACCTGGAAAAATTAGCGCTGGAGGCCAAAAAGAAAGATCTTTACTTTTCCGATGGACGTATTCACCACACGCCGCTCAATCAACAAAATGCTACGAGGCTCGGATTCGCCTCATCTTCGATCATCGAGTTGGAGCAAAGTACCAATATATTGGCTGGCTTGCTGAAAAAGTAG